From a single Drosophila sulfurigaster albostrigata strain 15112-1811.04 chromosome 3, ASM2355843v2, whole genome shotgun sequence genomic region:
- the LOC133845858 gene encoding mediator of RNA polymerase II transcription subunit 13 isoform X1: MTHQNHQTNGASLEDCHTNFYALTDLCGIKWRKFVNGERPNASSDPLADPILRSYSRCMQADMLCVWRRVQSTKQDNTDQNALNFEITTSTTVHPPLSLAAAKELWIFWYGEEPDLSELVDAELLKVAANQALWNGTWKGELTYECRSLLFKALHNLMERFVLTKDIVRFGKWFVQPCTSSDRLFGRSSQHLSFSFTFFVHGDTVCASIDLREHPAVRPLTKEHLAEASAAFAAASGQGNASASKDAANGGTAAATTPLPAASPLIEAGAEKPATTSTTPAQARKVMLAPFGIAAILTGNSYKANDPMAEKILEDWASFFPLCNKDNTDVPPVVEVVSGGHKMYHPTNYVLVTDLDDMEHMEFTEMYKANGGSGTAEPAVLASLSSPAAAAMAPATTPAAMPTAAIKEAAIVAPSGGNTNGNCNNNKKATTTTTTGTTTTQAMSALERLTFQPYYDQRPTSGFTFNTNNTHIPATAAIEMPERAWQDCIMNTLHVDAAASATSASAATPAEEEDVKQTDSKQHVQQQIQQQQQQQQQRQKLWNFVDPMQKAPCICTNAQCSGGGSSSAGSKQRQQQQQSSSSGGSSPALRAAISAANNSGKTSFQLYQQQQQQLLQQQQQQHHLRPAAASVVGASSTSSSHHSSSSSSASSSLGCSSSTTSYYSSSSSFFTTTTTTAAGGSSLKRKIVPFHKRFLLNSQTALKLYNNNTTTTTTDTNIPKQRHLAASSAATPPCGGASIYSSRNSLGGDTSSMPPAVTSSSVGSPATPAPSPHPHPNSAQSQPTSVPPAEQLLNMSPHAPTSVSNLQQPPTPIDHLLDKNTPAPTPTDQHDNKSITASPYVHQTPSGEPPAYTEHGSNAGGANAASGEQQPATPTSGNATASGTTPAAAGAGAGGATAGAGAAAGGAAGVQCGTISVKKLEMQPSTAPTLTQIKQEPGTVVQRSQQQPVATSTMEAVSNLLNLYKTPQLKLKDVDSFSEEWLKEIIYDFSLQEAWDNLPVMRPNLNESAKQKRPRYAKNLYEGHTHFKPLMPSPGSVYGSLLSIDGNATQPSQLAAASDTTGAAAGGGLVGIASSFGATAAGGGTGTGLNSGSNDEADSALNAAAGGGNSGSAATASSFFPGLDIKTEPGLHSPCKESKSSNLAGSGGNLFTAEGLNPTLDDLEQIFDTSSNDECSSVQIHTPPDSNNPSNGGCSAVTNTIDELKRSTAVASAVVAAVVASSGAGSIQAEDLTKMFPTPPSHEQQHPNSSPCQTDVVMTDLSVDTSSVVGGVSNNNNNNNNNSNSNNNNNNNNNNASNNGGGAALALGVVLKLTKQEYSVELGSPVEEPIHDWNYVYRPPQQEKFVGSSRYAPLTNLPSQTLPALAMPANCYYNPTWSHSQKSRAATLAKAAAAQQQQQQHQKHQQLQQRIQQHQQHQQQQQQQQQQQQQQQQQQHSHQKHQQLHDLLAAGPRTPMMNTAMPSPVSTVPQPLSSGGSQLLLNQLNCPQAPPGSSMQQMMQRAGMSPMPPSPAAAGLVPFPRSSPMHHNAGNMRQTPTHPPPPYPYELAAASPATSTSSTYLNKPYNSQDAHTPHAQFGHQMPGGDKLAMMQYGAGSGGANNAGGAVASAVAAAMGLLQELPEVNSVLVNILLYDTALNVFRDHNFDSSSVCVCNADAQKIGNIRGADSGVYVPLPGSSFNPFPTQQRLLNGPSGAALAAPNNSSSASSYGMRMLSSFGGGLDSPALPAPNGGSSGSSSCTPPSSNPHITGYVDDDPVECTCGFSAVVNRRLSHRAGLFYEDELEITGIVEDPGRNKQPTLLSLIQSLCRKSVKPGASELSTGRELEKVTSGGAGASVAVAEQLAHAIFDLLLDQCSIIQTSSSSVHRALQSHRRRMSRQRRLFGNSGAPTASMESIANVLEFTDAHDVISLALEQARLAFEEQRLDMNMLEFGHNQQQHNSQHSQHHQQQSHPHQPSQPGQQLSAFQAAPALRQKLHALGSGRLTVHKWPYLPVGFTRSNKEIVRTMNAIQPMLQSAFHCKSRGGSAGSKDASSYNTVSGPLTWRQFHRLAGRASGQCEPQPIPSVVVGYEKDWISVAPHSIHYWDKFLLEPYSYARDVVYVVVCPDNEHVAAHTRTYFRELSSTYEMCKLGRHTPIRGWDGVLQVGAPNNNNNNNNGAPGERETPLDDWLRTLEHAPLADQIRRYAMAFLYQLAPYLSRVPNDKTLLNPPDASGSHQGSKGQSGNATQSQTGASAPGTDHASDGTTLIKLEPGTEQTTTTGQQDQQQQQQQQQDSKQDVKPGVAGAGAGGAGADAKPALVLGDPLGMGETLEDINPSAIVLYVVNPFTFASDSVELERLALIALLRCYAELLKAVPDSVRAQMNIQIISLESIMELGPAGNRRRFSDEIKCLALNIFSQCRRHLVHAQPVKSLTGFGTAANMEAFLKTKDEPNRRAYKMYTAPFVLAPMHERNDKTDFSRAAGSMHGQNETRYSVMYCNYCLSEDQAWLLATATDERGELLEKVCINIDVPNRARRRKAPARYVALRKLMDFVMGLISQTSQMWRLVIGRIGRIGHSELKSWSYLLSKQQLQKASKQFKDMCKQCTLMYPPTILSACLVTLEPDAKLRVMPDQFTPDERFSQISMQNPLSTPQDVTCTHILVFPTSAVCASFTRQFQNEPPVEDDFIFGEGEEGNEDFSDADIGDLFWDSHMDRVSNHGSPGRMEDNRSWQSPGANNFKCTPPQEVEEVGSLNQQPISVGYMVSTAPTGRMPAWFWSACPHLEDVCPVFLKTALHLHVPNIQIADDILNSTNAHQSANDHPLDSTLTADVLRFVLEGYNALSWLALDSNTHDRLSCLPINVQTLMDLYYLTAAIA; the protein is encoded by the exons ATGACGCATCAAAATCATCAGACAAACGGCGCAAGTTTGGAGGATTGCCATACAAACTTCTATGCCTTG ACTGATTTGTGTGGAATAAAATGGCGAAAGTTCGTGAATGGCGAACGGCCAAATGCATCGAGTGATCCTCTGGCCGATCCGATACTGCGATCCTATTCACGATGCATGCAGGCGGATATGCTGTGCGTGTGGCGACGCGTTCAATCCACGAAGCAGGATAACACCGATCAGAATGCCTTAAACTTTGAGATTACCACATCGACTACTGTACACCCGCCTCTATCGCTTGCCGCCGCCAAGGAGCTGTGGATCTTTTGGTATGGCGAGGAGCCGGATCTCAGTGAGCTCGTCGATGCCGAGCTGCTAAAAGTAGCAG CAAATCAAGCGCTTTGGAATGGCACATGGAAGGGTGAACTGACCTACGAGTGCCGCTCTCTGCTCTTCAAGGCGCTGCACAATCTCATGGAGAG ATTTGTACTCACCAAGGACATTGTGCGCTTTGGCAAATGGTTTGTTCAGCCTTGCACCTCAAGCGATCGTCTCTTTGGACGCAG TTCGCAACACTTGTCCTTTTCGTTTACGTTCTTTGTGCATGGCGACACGGTTTGTGCCTCCATCGATCTGCGGGAACATCCTGCCGTGCGTCCCTTGACCAAGGAGCATTTGGCCGAGGCGTCGGCAGCTTTTGCTGCGGCCAGTGGCCAAGGCAATGCTTCGGCTTCCAAGGATGCGGCAAATGGTGGCACAGCTGCTGCCACAACACCATTGCCTGCCGCTTCGCCGCTGATCGAGGCTGGAGCCGAAAAGCCAGCGACGACATCAACGACGCCGGCACAGGCGAGGAAAGTGATGTTGGCACCGTTTGGCATTGCGGCAATACTCACTGGGAACAGTTACAAGGCCAACGATCCCATGGCCGAAAAGATTCTCGAGGATTGGGCATCGTTTTTTCCGCTGTGCAATAAGGACAACACGGATGTGCCGCCAGTGGTCGAGGTGGTGTCGG GTGGTCATAAGATGTATCACCCCACGAACTATGTACTAGTCACAGATCTGGACGACATGGAGCATATGGAGTTTACCGAGATGTACAAGGCGAATGGCGGCAGCGGGACAGCCGAACCAGCTGTGCTTGCGTCGCTCTCCTCGCCCGCAGCAGCCGCAATGGCGCCAGCAACAACGCCGGCAGCGATGCCAACGGCGGCCATTAAAGAGGCGGCGATTGTGGCGCCATCTGGCGGCAATACGAATGGAaactgtaacaacaacaagaaggcaacaacaacaacaacaacaggaacaacgACGACGCAGGCGATGAGCGCGTTGGAACGTTTAACGTTTCAGCCGTACTACGATCAGCGTCCGACATCGGGATTTACCTTCAATACCAACAATACTCACATACCAGCAACGGCGGCCATTGAAATGCCTGAGCGTGCTTGGCAGGATTGCATCATGAATACACTGCATGTGGATGCCGCGGCGTCAGCGACGTCAGCGTCGGCAGCGACTCCGGCAGAGGAAGAGGATGTGAAGCAAACGGATTCCAAGCAGCATGTCCAGCAGCaaattcaacagcagcagcaacaacaacagcaacggcaaaaGCTGTGGAACTTTGTGGATCCCATGCAGAAAGCTCCTTGCATATGCACCAA CGCACAatgcagcggcggcggcagcagcagcgccggCAGCaagcagcgtcagcagcaacagcagagcagTAGCAGCGGCGGCAGTTCGCCTGCACTGCGGGCTGCCATCAGTGCTGCCAACAACAGTGGCAAAACGTCGTTCCAGCTctatcagcagcaacaacaacaactactgcaacagcaacaacaacaacatcacctGCGACCTGCAGCAGCGTCTGTGGTGGGGGCGTcgtcaacgtcgtcgtcgcatcATTCCAGTTCGAGTTCCAGTGCAAGTTCCAGTCTTGGCTGCTCCTCCTCAACAACTTCCTActactcctcctcctcctcattcttcacaacaacaactactactgctgctggtggcTCAAGTCTCAAGCGCAAAATTGTGCCGTTTCACAAGCGCTTTCTACTCAATTCTCAGACAGCGCTCAAactttacaacaacaacactactacaacaacaacagacaccaatataccaaaacaaag ACATTTGGCCGCATCGAGTGCAGCGACACCACCCTGTGGCGGTGCGTCGATATATTCATCACGCAACTCGCTGGGCGGCGATACATCATCGATGCCGCCAGCGGTGACTTCCTCATCGGTTGGATCACCAGCGACGCCAGCACCATCTCCACATCCGCATCCCAACTCGGCGCAATCGCAGCCGACCTCAGTGCCGCCCGCTGAGCAA TTGCTTAACATGAGTCCGCATGCGCCCACATCCGTTTCGAATCTACAGCAGCCGCCCACGCCCATCGATCATCTGCTGGACAAGAATACGCCAGCGCCCACGCCCACGGATCAGCACGATAACAAGAGCATAACCGCCTCCCCATATGTGCATCAGACGCCCAGCGGGGAGCCGCCCGCCTACACGGAGCACGGCTCGAACGCGGGTGGCGCCAATGCAGCGTCCGGCGAGCAGCAACCAGCGACGCCCACATCCGGCAATGCAACAGCCTCCGGCacaacgccagcagcagctggcgcaGGAGCTGGAGGAGCAACGGCAGGTGCTGGAGCGGCAGCAGGTGGTGCAGCTGGTGTGCAGTGTGGCACGATTAGCGTGAAGAAGCTGGAGATGCAACCATCAACAGCTCCAACCTTAACGCAAATCAAACAGGAGCCAGGAACGGTGGTGCAGCGatcacaacagcagccggTGGCCACAAGCACAATGGAGGCGGTGAGCAATCTGCTTAATCTGTACAAGACGCCGCAGCTGAAGCTCAAGGATGTGGATAGCTTCAGCGAGGAGTGGCTCAAGGAAATCATCTATGACTTTAGCCTACAGGAGGCTTG GGACAATTTGCCGGTGATGCGACCCAATCTCAATGAATCCGCCAAGCAAAAGCGACCACGTTACGCCAAAAACCTTTACGAGGGACACACGCACTTCAAGCCGCTGATGCCGTCACCCGGATCCGTCTACGGTTCGCTGCTCTCCATCGATGGCAATGCCACGCAACCGTCGCAACTGGCAGCAGCCTCCGATACAACCGGAGCTGCAGCTGGTGGCGGTCTGGTGGGCATAGCCAGTTCCTTTGGAGCAACAGCCGCCGGTGGCGGAACGGGAACGGGACTCAATAGCGGAAGCAACGATGAGGCGGACAGTGCGCTCAATGCGGCAGCTGGCGGTGGCAACAGCGGGAGCGCAGCTACGGCCAGCAGCTTCTTTCCGGGTCTGGACATTAAGACGGAGCCCGGTTTGCATTCGCCCTGCAAGGAGTCCAAGTCATCGAATCTCGCTGGCAGCGGCGGCAATCTCTTCACCGCCGAAGGACTTAATCCCACGCTCGACGATCTGGAGCAGATCTTCGACACGAGCTCCAATGATGAGTGCAGCAGCGTGCAGATTCATACGCCACCCGACTCCAATAATCCCTCGAATGGCGGTTGCAGTGCGGTGACAAATACGATTGATGAACTCAAGCGTAGCACTGCGGTGGCAAGTGCTGTGGTCGCTGCTGTGGTGGCCAGTTCGGGGGCGGGCAGCATACAAGCGGAGGATTTGACCAAAATGTTTCCAACGCCGCCGTCCCATGAGCAACAACATCCCAATTCCAGTCCCTGCCAAACGGACGTTGTCATGACGGATCTCAGCGTGGACACGAGCAGCGTTGTTGGCGGCGTctccaacaataacaacaacaacaataacaatagtaatagcaataataataacaacaacaacaacaacaatgctagCAATAATGGAGGAGGCGCTGCACTTGCTCTCGGTGTTGTGCTCAAGCTGACGAAGCAGGAGTACAGCGTGGAGCTGGGAAGTCCCGTGGAGGAGCCCATCCACGACTGGAACTACGTGTACCGACCGCCGCAGCAGGAGAAGTTCGTGGGCAGCTCACGCTATGCGCCGCTCACGAATCTGCCCAGTCAAACGCTTCCCGCACTCGCCATGCCCGCCAATTGTTACTACAATCCCACCTGGAGTCACAGTCAAAAGTCACGTGCAGCCACTTTGGCCAAGGCGGCGgcagcgcagcaacaacagcaacagcatcagaagcatcaacagctgcagcagcgcatacaacagcatcagcaacaccagcaacaacagcagcagcagcaacaacagcagcaacaacaacagcagcagcaacattcacATCAGAAGCATCAGCAGCTGCACGATTTGTTGGCCGCTGGACCTCGGACTCCCATGATGAACACGGCGATGCCGTCGCCAGTCTCCACAGTCCCCCAACCGTTGAGTAGCGGTGGCAGCCAGCTGCTGTTGAATCAGCTCAACTGTCCGCAAGCCCCGCCCGGTAGCTCCATGCAACAGATGATGCAACGCGCTGGGATGTCACCCATGCCTCCCTCCCCGGCAGCTGCCGGGTTGGTGCCCTTCCCACGCAGCAGTCCCATGCATCACAATGCTGGGAATATGCGTCAGACGCCCACACATCCGCCACCGCCGTATCCCTACGAGCTTGCAGCAGCGAGTCCGGCGACCTCAACATCTTCCACGTACCTCAACAAGCCGTACAACTCGCAGGATGCGCACACGCCGCACGCACAATTCGGACACCAAATGCCTGGCGGCGACAAGCTCGCCATGATGCAATACGGCGCAGGAAGTGGAGGTGCTAACAATGCGGGAGGTGCGGTTGCCTcggctgtggcagctgcaatgGGTTTGCTGCAGGAGTTGCCCGAGGTGAATTCGGTGCTGGTGAACATTTTGCTGTACGACACCGCGTTGAATGTGTTTCGGGATCACAActttgacagcagcagcgtttgtgtgtgcaacGCAGATGCCCAGAAGATTGGCAACATTCGCGGCGCGGACTCAGGGGTTTATGTACCGCTCCCAGGGAGCAGTTTCAATCCGTTTCCCACGCAACAGCGACTGCTCAATGGACCGAGTGGCGCAGCCTTGGCAGCACCAAACAACTCCTCATCCGCCTCCTCCTATGGCATGCGTATGCTGAGCTCCTTTGGCGGCGGGCTGGACTCGCCGGCATTGCCCGCACCCAACGGAGGTTCGAGTGGTTCCAGTTCGTGTACACCGCCCAGCAGCAACCCGCACATCACCGGCTACGTGGACGACGATCCCGTCGAGTGCACCTGCGGCTTTAGTGCGGTGGTCAATCGTCGACTCTCGCATCGTGCTGGTTTGTTCTACGAGGATGAGCTGGAGATCACGGGCATTGTCGAGGATCCGGGACGTAATAAACAACCCACGCTGCTCAGTCTTATACAGAGTTTGTGCCGAAAGAGCGTGAAACCCGGAGCCTCGGAGTTGTCTACGGGCAGGGAACTGGAGAAGGTGACATCGGGAGGAGCGGGAGCTAGCGTAGCGGTCGCTGAGCAACTGGCGCATGCCATCTTCGATCTGCTGCTGGATCAGTGCTCAATCATACAGACGTCGAGCAGTTCGGTGCATCGGGCGTTGCAATCGCATCGACGTCGCATGTCCCGACAGCGGCGACTCTTCGGCAACAGCGGTGCACCAACCGCATCGATGGAGTCCATTGCGAATGTGCTCGAGTTCACCGATGCCCACGATGTCATAAGTCTGGCGCTGGAGCAGGCGCGACTGGCTTTCGAGGAGCAACGCCTGGACATGAATATGCTCGAGTTCGGGcacaatcaacagcagcacaatTCGCAGCACtcgcagcatcatcagcagcaatcGCATCCGCATCAACCCTCACAGCCGGGACAGCAGTTGAGCGCCTTCCAAGCGGCGCCCGCGTTGAGGCAGAAACTTCACGCCTTGGGCAGCGGTCGTCTAACGGTTCACAAGTGGCCGTATCTCCCGGTGGGTTTCACGCGCAGCAACAAGGAAATCGTCCGTACCATGAACGCCATTCAGCCGATGCTGCAGAGTGCCTTCCACTGCAAGTCGCGAGGCGGCTCCGCCGGCTCTAAGGATGCCAGCTCCTACAACACGGTGAGTGGTCCGCTCACTTGGCGGCAGTTTCATCGTCTCGCCGGACGTGCGTCGGGTCAATGTGAACCTCAGCCGATCCCTTCGGTCGTGGTGGGTTACGAGAAAGATTGGATCTCAGTGGCACCGCATTCCATACACTATTGGGACAAGTTTCTGCTGGAGCCTTACTCCTATGCTCGGGATGTTGTCTATGTGGTGGTGTGTCCGGACAATGAGCACGTTGCGGCGCACACTCGGACTTATTTCCGTGAGCTGAGCAGCACCTACGAGATGTGCAAACTAGGACGGCACACGCCCATACGCGGCTGGGATGGTGTGCTCCAAGTCGGAGcacccaacaacaataacaacaacaataacggaGCTCCTGGGGAACGTGAGACACCGCTGGATGATTGGCTGCGCACGCTGGAGCATGCGCCGCTGGCGGATCAAATCCGACGCTATGCCATGGCCTTTCTCTATCAGCTGGCGCCGTATTTGAGTCGGGTGCCCAACGACAAGACGTTGCTCAATCCACCCGATGCCAGTGGCAGCCACCAGGGCAGCAAGGGACAGTCGGGGAATGCAACGCAGTCACAGACGGGAGCCTCAGCGCCTGGCACGGATCATGCTAGCGATGGTACTACGCTTATCAAGCTCGAGCCTGGCACAgagcagacgacgacgacggggCAACAggatcaacagcagcaacaacagcagcagcaggataGCAAGCAGGATGTGAAGCCCGGTGTGGCGGGAGCTGGAGCAGGCGGCGCTGGCGCCGATGCCAAGCCAGCTCTCGTGCTCGGCGATCCGCTGGGCATGGGCGAAACCCTCGAGGATATAAATCCCTCCGCGATTGTGTTGTACGTGGTCAATCCCTTTACCTTTGCCTCGGACAGCGTTGAGCTGGAGCGTTTGGCCTTGATTGCTCTGTTGCGTTGCTATGCGGAACTGTTGAAAGCGGTGCCCGACTCGGTGCGCGCCCAAATGAACATACAGATCATCTCGCTGGAATCGATCATGGAGCTCGGTCCGGCGGGCAACCGACGTCGCTTCTCCGATGAGATCAAGTGCCTGGCACTCAACATCTTCTCGCAGTGTCGTCGGCATTTGGTGCATGCGCAGCCGGTGAAGAGTTTGACGGGCTTTGGCACCGCCGCCAACATGGAGGCGTTCCTCAAGACCAAGGATGAACCCAACCGGAGGGCGTACAAAATGTACACAGCGCCCTTCGTGCTGGCGCCGATGCATGAGCGGAACGACAAGACGGACTTCTCCAGGGCAGCGGGAAGCATGCACGGTCAGAACGAGACTCGCTATTCGGTGATGTATTGCAATTACTGTCTGAGCGAGGATCAGGCTTGGTTGCTGGCCACCGCCACCGATGAACGGGGCGAACTCCTCGAGAAGGTCTGCATCAACATCGATGTACCGAATCGTGCACGGCGACGCAAAGCTCCGGCTCGTTATGTGGCACTGCGGAAGCTGATGGACTTTGTCATGGGTCTCATATCGCAGACGTCGCAAATGTGGCGTCTGGTCATCGGACGCATCGGTCGCATTGGACACAGCGAACTCAAGTCTTGGAGCTATTTGCTGAGCAAGCAACAACTCCAGAAGGCCTCGAAGCAGTTCAAGGACATGTGCAAACAGTGTACGCTCATGTATCCACCGACCATTCTCAGCGCGTGTCTTGTCACACTCGAACCGGACGCCAAGTTGCGTGTGATGCCCGATCAGTTTACGCCCGACGAACGCTTCTCACAGATCTCAATGCAGAATCCGCTCTCCACGCCACAGGACGTGACCTGTACTCACATCTTGGTCTTCCCCACGAGTGCTGTTTGTGCG TCCTTTACACGCCAATTCCAAAACGAGCCGCCGGTGGAAGATGATTTCATCTTCGGCGAGGGCGAAGAGGGCAACGAGGACTTTAGCGATGCCGACATCGGAGATCTCTTCTGGGACT CTCACATGGATCGCGTTTCGAATCACGGCAGTCCAGGTCGCATGGAGGACAATCGAAGCTGGCAAAGTCCCGGCGCCAACAACTTCAAGTGCACGCCGCCCCAAGAAGTCGAGGAG GTGGGATCGCTGAATCAGCAACCGATATCGGTGGGTTATATGGTGTCCACAGCCCCAACAGGTCGAATGCCCGCCTGGTTCTGGTCGGCATGCCCGCATCTCGAGGATGTGTGTCCAGTCTTCCTAAAGACGGCGCTGCATTTGCATGTGCCGAACATACAGATTGCCGACGATATACTCAACTCGACCAATGCCCATCAGTCGGCCAACGATCATCCGCTTGACTCGACGCTCACCGCCGACGTCCTTCGCTTCGTGCTCGAGGGCTACAATGCACTCTCATGGCTGGCACTCGATTCGAATACACACGATCGTCTCTCCTGTCTGCCCATCAATGTGCAGACGCTGATGGATCTTTACTATCTAACAGCGGCCATTGCGTAG